The genomic DNA GAACGCGCCACCAACCCCGGCGATGTGCTGCGCGAACTCTTCAACGAGTACGGGCCGTGCCTCGTCCTGATTGACGAGTGGGTGGCCTACGCGCGGCAGCTCCATGACCAGAGCGATCTGCCGGGGGGGAGCTTTGAGACCCAGTTCACCTTCGCGCAGGCGCTCACCGAGTCGGCCAAGCTCGCCGGCCGTTGCCTGTTGGTGATCTCGCTGCCGGCCTCGGATACCCATGGCTTGCCGCACACGGCGGCGGATGACGCCGAAGTGGGCGGCCTCCGCGGGCGCGAGGCCCTGGAGCGGCTGCGCAACGTGATTGGAAGAATCGAGTCGGCGTGGCGTCCGGCCAGCGCCGAGGAGGGCTTCGAGATCGTACGCCGGCGGCTGTTCGAGCCACTGGCCGGACCCGAGGCCTTCAAGCAGCGCGACGTGACCGCGCGCGCCTTCGCCGACCTCTATCACGCGCAGGGCGCCGAGTTTCCACCCGAGTGCAAGGGGAGCGACTACGAGAAGCGCATCCAGGCGGCGTACCCGATCCACCCGGAGATCTTCGACCGGCTGTACGAGGACTGGTCCACGCTGCTCAAGTTCCAGCGCACGCGCGGCGTGCTGCGGCTGATGGCGGCGGTGATCCACAGCCTGTGGGAGAAGGGCGACCGCAACCCGCTGATCCTGCCTTCGACCATCCCGATTGACGATCCGCGCGTGCAGTCCGAGCTGACGCGCTACCTCGCGGACAACTGGGCGCCGATCATCGAGAAGGACGTGGACGGGCCGAGTTCGCTGCCGCTGAAGCTCGACGGCGAGCAGCCCAACCTCGGCAAGCTGCACGCGACGCGGCGAGTGGCGCGGACCATCTTCCTCGGTTCGGCGCCGACGGCGGCCGCGGCGCACCGCGGTCTGGAGGACCGGCACATCAAGCTCGGCTGCGTGATGCCGGGCGAGTCCCCGGCGGTGTTCGGCGATGCGCTGCGGCGGCTGGCGGCCACGGCGACCTACCTGTACCAGGACGGGCCGCGCTTCTGGTACGCGACGCAGCCGACGGTCACCAAGCTGGCGGAGGATCGCGCGGAACTGCTCAAGCGCGACCCCGATCAGGTGGCGCAGGAGCTGGAGCGGCGGCTCAAGGCCAACCTGTGCAATCGCGGCGACTTCGAACGCGTCCATGTGCTGCCGCGCTCGAGCGCGGACGTGGCCGACGATCTGGATACGGGGTTGGTGGTGCTGGCCGCCGAGCATCCGTACAGCAAAGAGGCCGGAAGCGCGGCCGAGACCGCGGCGCGGGCGATCCTCGAGTCGCGCGGCACCACCCCGCGCCTGTACCGCAACACGCTGGTCTTTCTGGCCGCCGACAAGGTGCGCTTGCAGGACCTGGACGAGGCGATCCGCCGGTTCCTGGCCTGGCGGTCCATCCTGGACGAGAAGGAGGCGCTGAACCTCGACCCGCACCAAGTGCGGCAGGCCGAAACGCAACTACAGGCCGCCGATAGTGCGGTGGCGGCGCGGTTGCCCGAAACCTACCAGTGGCTGCTGGTGCCAGAGCAAGCGAACCCGCAGGCGGCGCTCACGTGGCAGGCCGTCCGGCTTTCGGGGAACGATGCGCTGGCTGCGCGCGCAAGCAAGAAGCTCCGCGACGACGAGCTGATGCTCCTCACGCTCGGCGCGACGATGCTGCGCCGGCATCTCGACGCGGTACCGCTGTGGCGGGGCAACCACGTGGCGATCAGGCAGCTCATCCAGGACTTTGCCAGTTACCTGTACCTGCCCCGGCTGGCCAGTCCCGGTGTCCTGGTCAAGGCCATCGAAGGCGGGCTATCGCTGCTCACTTGGCAAGCCGACACCTTCGCTTACGCGGAGCGCTACGACGAGGGCGCTGGTCGCTATCAAGGGTTGCGCGGCGGCCAGGTGGTGCCGCTCTTGCCTGAAAGTCCGGGTTTGCTGGTCAAGCCGGACGTGGCGCAGCGCCAGATGGCCGCCGAAGCCCCCGGCGTGCCGGAAACGAGCAAGGTAGATCCGGTGGTCAAGACCCGCCCGGACCCCGTGGAGTCCGGCACGCAGGCCGAACCCGCAAAGGCAGCACCCCGGCGGTTCCACGGCACGGTCAAGCTTGATCCCGCGCGGGTCGGCCGTGACGCCGGCCGCATCGCCGAAGAGGTCATTGCCCATCTGACCGCGCAGCTCGGCGCAGAGGTCACGGTCACGCTCGAGATTGAAGCGATGCTCCCCCACGGGGCCGCGGAGCAACTGGTCCGCACGGTGACCGAGAACAGCCGGACGCTGAAGTTCACCAGTTGTGGCTTCGAGCGGGAATAGCCGCTCCGGCGCACCGGCTGCCGGGAAGCGCCCGACCAAAGCCTGTAGCAGATGGTGCTGCGCACCGCGGCTGATGCCGAGCGTTGAGCGGTTGTCGCACTACACAAAGTTGCAGAGATTATTCCAAATAAGAAGATAACGCCATGTTGAGCTTAAGGTTTTCCAAGCAGTTGAGTGAAATTACAAAAAATTATCATTTCGTGAAAGACACGGAAGGAATGTCCCCTGCCCGCGTGTATAAATTAATCGGTTGCAGTGAGAATCTTTACTTAAAAATGTCAGATAGCCAATATCGCGGAACAACATACGATGTTGAGCGTGAAAAAGACGTCATGCTATGGCTAAAAGGAAAAGTGCCTGTTCCAGAGGTATTGCATTTCGAGCAATACGAAAGCACAAATTTTTTACTCATGCGCGAAGTTAATGGGGTCGTAGGGCACGTATATCATCAAAAACAGCGTGACCCAGAGAAAATGATCAGAATGTACAGCGAAGGCATTAAACTTTTTCAATCTGTTAGCATTTTAGATTGTCCTTTTGTCAGCGACATAGACTTTCGTCTTAGCGAATTAGACTACTTACTACGAAACAATCTGGCCGATATAGATATCGAGAATTGGGAAAATGACACGCCTTTTAGAGATCCAAATGAGTTATATACCTTTCTAAGGGAGCATAAGCCAAACGAAGAACTTGTGTTTTCTCATGGTGATTTTGGAGATAGCAATATTTTTGTTGCGAACGATCAAATAAGCGGCTTTGTAGATTTGGGAAGAAGTGGAAAGGCAGACAAATGGTACGATATAGCCTTTTGTGTTCATTCCATTCAACACGATATGGGCAATGATAAAAAGTATCTTGATTTATTCTTTGACCTACTTGGTATCGAACCAGATTGGGATAAAATAAGGTACTATATTTTGCTGGACGAGTTATTTTGAATAAAGAAAGCGCCCGACATTGTGGACGGCGCGGGCGGGGGCGTTGCCACTGCCCAAAGGGATTCAGCCCCAAAGGGTAGATTTTTGAATTACCCGCCCGCTGCTAACGCCAGCCGTTGGGCGGCGGTGGTTTTACAGCACTGCGCAAGACTATATCGCTGTACACAGATGCTCCTACATCGCGGTACGTTCAACGGGAACCAAGTGTTGAAGCCTGAGACCGCGCGCGATGTGGAAAAACCACACGCCTTTTTGCCAATGCCTATTCACTGAGCAGGTCTTGCGCCGTGAGTTCCGGCGCGGCGCGTTCGTGTTCAAAGGCCAGCAAGCCAAGTTGGGCATAGTGTGGACGAATGCGGTCGCTGAGCAAACCAATCCGCTTGAGATTGGGAATGATGCGGCGAAACATCGTCCGGCGGAACATCGCCATCATGTCCGAGTGCAGGACGAGGCGGTTCCACTGGGTGCGCCGAATGTGATGGGCAAAGTGCTCGTCGTAGATTTCGTGCAGCAAAAACCGATTGCGCAGCAACACCGCCATTTCAAAAGCCCAGTCTTCGCGGTCGCGGCGCTCCCGTTCGCTGACCTCCTTGAGATAGAACTCGCCCAGCGCCAGAACGCCAAAGTGAACGTGGCGAGCTTCGTCCGTGATGATCATCTTGAGGAGGTCGCGCAGCAACGGCTCGCCGGACAACTGCCGCAGGGTGGTGAAGGCCCCCAGCGCCAGCCCTTCAATCATGATTTGCATGCCGAGAAACTTCACGTCCCAGCGGGAATCGGTCATGAGGGCATCAATCACCACGTAGAGGTTGTCGTTGATGTCGTAGAGCTTCTCGAGCTTGGTCGTCAGGTAGGTATGGAAGGCTTCGACGTGCCGGCTTTCGTCCATGACCTGCGTTCCGCCATACAGCTTGGCGTCGAGCCAGGGCACGGCCGTGGTGGTCAGCGCAGCGGCATAGAGCGCCCCCTGTTCGCCGTGCAGGAACTGACTCAGCAGCCAACTGGTCAGCGCATGGACCTGTTGGCGACGTTCCCGCTCCGTCAGCTTTGACCACAGCGGCAGCCAGTAGGCCGGATGGAACTTTTCCGGCAGCAGCTCAACCGACGGATCACAGGGGTCAACCGGGCGCTGCCAATCAAGGTCGGTCGTGGCATTCCACTGGGCAGTTTTGGCGGCTTCTGTCAGGCGGCGAATTTCCGGCTGATTGCGCTCGTAGCGCCAATCGAAGTTGGCCGGATACCCAACCGGCAATGCAGTGCTGTCTTCACGCTTGCCGCGTTTTTGAATCAGGCCGCGGTAAGCCGGGCCAAGCAAACCGGCGAGAACCCGGACGTTTCCGTTGGCCGTTGCCTGGTAAAGCATCGCGCCTTGTTGGATCAGAGCATCTAGTTCCGCAATGACGTATTCGCGGGTTGGCAGACGAAGCATCGTGGCTTGCCTCCGTGTGGCAGGGACGGTGGTGACGGGGGCATCACAGCCCGTATAAGGTACGCCCTTGCCGCACATCTGAAAAGCCGATCCTGGAGACGCCACGCCGGCCGGGGGTTTGGCTGCTCCCTGGCAGCGCAGGCGCTCACGTTCGGACGCGCGCCAGAAACTGCTCAACCTGCCGTTTGACCTGTCCGGTGGCCAGCAGCTCCGAAGCCTGTGCCATGCCTTCTTCCGGCGTCGCGGCATGACCAGACACGACCAGGCCAAATCCGGCGTTGAGCCGGACGCTGTGGTACGCCGCCGACGTCGTATCCTGTCCACTGACGATTTGCCAGAAGCGGTCGAGGTTGGCCTCGGGCGTGTCCGTTGCGGTTGGCGGGGATGTGTCTGGTGGCTTGGTTGCCGTCCAGGGGAACTTGGCGATCTGCCGCGGCCGCACGTCGTAGATGCTGGATGTGCCGACCGGGGTCAGTTCATCGCTATCCCGATCGCCGCGGACGACCAAGGCGCGGCGCGTCTGGGAATCGTTGGCCAGCCATTGCGCGGCAAAGGCCTGCATTCGTCCGTGCGACACGCCCATCAAGCGCCACGCCGGACGCAGCGGATGCAAAAGCGGCCCAATGTAGTTGAACAGCGTCGGACGCCCAAACCGCCGGCGTGCCGCCGCTACCGACTTGAGCGCCGGGTAGCACTGGGGCGCGTAAAGAAATGCCAGGTTTGTCACGTCAAGCAGGACCGGGAGACGCGCCAGGGGGTATTCGACGGGGACGCCAAGCCGTTCGAGCAAATCAAAGCTGCCGCTGGCGCTGGTGGCGGCCCGGTTGCCGAACTTCACGACGCGCACCCCCCTGGCGGCAAGAACGAAGGCAACGGTTGTGGAGACGTTGAAATGCGGGCGACCGCTCCCGCCCGTGCCACAGCAGTCGAGGATGTCGTCCGCGATGTCCGGCATCGGCAGCGCCAGCGCGCGGACGGCCGCAATCAAGGCAGTAAACTGTTCAAACGTCGCCTGCTCGGGCGTCAACCGGGACAACCAGGCGTCGGCTTCGGCGTCGGTCAGGCGGCCGGACAGAAGCGCGTCCAGAGAATCGGGATGGGTCTCGTTCGTCATCGGATCCATACGGCGTGGGATGCGCGGCCATCGTGGTAGCGTCTGTCCACGCCGAAGCATGAACCAACTACTCACTGGTCACACGTTATTTCTCCGACCACCGAGCGTATGCTTGTTTTATGGATATCAAACCACGCCTGCATTTTCGCCAACTCGAACGCTTCACATGGATTCACGCTGAAATCCAGTCCGGGCGGTTTCCAAACACTTGCTCGATTGCCGAGAAATTTGAAATTTCGCGCAAAACCGCGCAGGAAACAATCGCTTTCATGCGTGATCGCTTCAACTTGCCACTTGCCTACAGCGGGCGGCAACGCGGGTTTTATTATACCGAGCCGGTTCACTCGCTTCCGTGGCTGACGCTCACGGAAGGTGAAGTTGCGGCTATTCTTATAGCCGAACGATTAGCTCAGGCATACGCCGGCGGACTCTCATCAGACATTGCCAATGTTTTGGTGAAAGTTGTGCAGTCGTTCACGGATAGGGTATCGGTTGATTTGACGCACTTGCTGAACGCGCAGTCAGTTGAACCACTACCAACCAGTTCCATCAACCATGAGCATTTCAAGGCGCTCCTGCAGGCCATTGCTCAACACAAACGCATTTACATGAATTACTTCACCCAAAGTTCGGGTGAGACAAAGGCACGAAAACTTGATCCGTTGCACCTACATAGCGCCCGGGCCGAGTGGTACGTCATTGGCTTCGATCACCTACGAAACAAGGTGCTGGATTTTCATTTAGGACGCATTCGTGAGATTACGGTACTCGATGAAACGTTTGAACCACCAACTGGCTTTGACATCGAACGATATCTGGCGCGCGGATTCGGGATGATTCGCGGTGATGGACAGCTTTATGACGTGGTCGTGCAGTTTGACGCTTACCAGGCACGGTGGATTCGTCAACAAAGTAAGGTTCACAAGACGGCTCTTTATGAAGACCTGCCAGATGGGGGATTGCGGGTCACGATGCAGGTCGGCGCGCTGGAAGGCGTCAAGCAGTGGGTTATGCAGTACGGTGCGCATGTGCAGGTCGTGGCTCCGCCGGCCCTACGCGACTTGGTACGGCGAGAGGCAGAAGCCCTGCTGGCTCACTACTCCGATGCGGCAAAAGAGGCTACCTGACGCTGATTCTGAAAGTAACTTTATATTTGATTTATTTCACCTTTCTGAAATAGATCCAATAACTCAAAGGCTCTTGTGATTATCAAGGAGGTGCAACCCGGTTATGAATCTCAATCTTGGATTAACGAAAACTAAAGTTTTGTTAAATAGATTTAAAGTAAAAAAGCTGGACAGATATGACTTAAAATTTCACGAGTACAAATGTAACTTCAAAAATAATCCAAAGCTCGGGGATGAACAAAAAGCTATCTCCAGAATCTGCTACAAATTAGATAAAATCGCTGTTAGACTAGGTAGTAAAATAATCACAAGAGAAGAAATCAGCCAAGAAAAAATGAAACATGAAGATTGGGATTTGTCAAAATTAACAACAAGAAACCTCGATTGTAAAAATCCAGAAGAGCAAAAAGGTATTGAAGCTTTCGAACGTAAAATTTTAGAAAAAGAACTGACAAATGCCTTTCCTTCAATGAAAGTTGAAAGATCGCCTGGGCATGGACTCATCTGGTGGATTCCCGGTAAAGAAGGTATAGAGAAATCCGGAGATGGATGGGAAATTCACAGAGGTAGAGAAGTAGATATCGTTTTAGAATCAGACGGAAATCTCTACTTAGAAATCGACGTACACTACCGGTTCTTTACACCCTGGACACTTCACCAATGGTTGGCAGAGTATCCTGACATTCCCGTTAGGTATGTGCGGAACACATACAAAAGTGAAAAGAATGACCATATTAGCTGGATTTACGAAGGTATCTCAGAAAAGCGACCGGAAGAGTTTATGATACCTGAGCTAAATGAGACCTTAGCAGATTATCACCGTAAGTTGGGAGCTACGGAAGGGGAGATAAACGATTCAAAAGTTGTACTTGTTAGGAGAATGAACGATCGAAAGTCCAAACCAATTGGACACCTCTCTAAAAGACTATCACCTAGCTTAACGATGGAAATGCTGGCACAAGTTCTTGAAAAACAAGCCTCTGAGAAAAAAACAAACAAGGACGTTCTTCAAATTATCAGGAAGGACATAGATAGTCGTTTAGTTTCGTCAAAGGATACAGCAGCAAAAATCCTAAGAAAAGTATATAAAATTGCCGCTGAAAATCAAAAAATCCAGATCTGTGAGGTAGATGGATACATTCTGCCGAAAGCGAATCTTTTAGCCAAAGACGGCAATAAAGTAACCAAGGTTGCCCAAGTCAGGCAAAAAGGATGCGTTGCAAAAGGCGAAATAAAATTTGGATGCCTTAACCTATTTAATAACGCTCACAAGTACCCAGATGAAGTGAAAAAATGTTTACAAGAAGTAGCAAAGAGTAGCAATGTGAACATAGAAATAGAATCGTACCGAACAGCAAATGATCTAAGCGACATCGAACTAGAACGGAAAGATTTCTGGGAAACCTGGTCCGAAGAAGGAGTCAAAACAGTTTTAGTAGTTCTTCCTTGGTCTTCTAGCGAGAAAAAGCAAAAAATTAGGAATGAGGCACTACAAGCAGGAATAGCCACCCAGTTCATCGTGCCGACACCAAAGGCAGACAAAAACAAAGCCCTGAATGTGGTCCTAGGGCTTCTTTGCAAGGCCGGTTGGCAGCCTGTAAAGCTGGGGGGAGTTAACCTGCCTGACATGGCTGAACTCATCATCGGTTTTGATGTGGGGAGCAATCAAGGCCTCTTTTACGGCGCTTCCGCATTCGCAGTTCTTACAGATGGACAAAGCCTGGGTTGGGAGCTGCCAAGCATACAAATGGGAGAGACGTTCCCCGACGAAGCAGTTTGGCAAGTGGTTTCTAATTTGCTCTTCAAATTTAGAGAAAGTCGTGGAGCATATCCTAAAAAACTGCTTCTAATGAGGGATGGTCTGGTTCAGAGAGGAGAGTTCGAAAAAACCATAAGTGAACTCGGGAAAATGAAGATAGCTGTTGACATCATAGGAGTCCGCAAAAGTGGCGCTAGCAGAATGGGAAAGAAAGTTTCCACACAAGCAGGGAAGGAAACTTATTGTGACGCAGACATAGGCACCGTTGTTTTCAGGCAAGAAGAGAAGTCGTTCACTTTGATAACGAGTCAGCCCATCAAATCCGAAAATAGAACAATCGGAAGCGCAAGACCGCTCAAGGTAGTCCATGAGTACGGTGACACTTCCCTGGAATTATTAGCCCTGCAAACTTATCACCTATCTCAGCTACATCCTGCCAGTGGGTTTCAATCGTGTCGCTTGCCCTGGGTTCTACACTTGGCTGACAGAAGTAGCAAGGAGTTTCAACGTATAGGACAGATAAGCATTTTGCACAACATTGACCGCAAAAAATTGATTGCCGTTTAGCAGACAACAGAGATAACGAATCACCGTACTCGACCGCAGGTTCATTCAAGATGAACATCGGCGGAACGGTCCTTGAGTTCGGGCGCGGGGAGCAAAGCCTCAGAGCGCCAGAACGCCGATATCGCGAAGGCAGCGACGGGACGGACCCAAAGCTTACTTGCCGCGCGCCGCAATCCTCTTGAATCGGCAGAACGCGGCTTACGCGCCGGCGTCTGCCGCGACGCCCTGCGCGTACCGCACAACAGCCCTCAAATTGGCCGATCGGAGTGTTACCACAGACTGCACCCAGAAGATCGCCTCACGGCGTCAAAGATTACCCTAAATGATTCACTTAAGGGAGCTTACACTCTAGTGCTCAACGCCTTGCAGCAGGAGCAAATGATAATCCGGACAAGCAGGCTTGTTGACACAGGCCGATCGAGTGTGATTCTTTCCGGCAGCTCTTAGTTATGGAACTTACTCTCTACATACTGCAAAGTAGACTCATATCCTTGGTATCAACTTAGGGTGTTTCCTCTGCTTGCTAGGGATTCGTGACGTGACTGCATCGTACTACGCACCTTGGGTCAAAAAGTACAAGCCCAACACCCAAACCATAACACTTTGGAGGGACATAACATGCTGAAAACTGTTGAGTTGTGTTTTTTTGTTTCCGGGGACTGGTTGCCGGTTGATCACGGCTATCACTTGTATGCCGCTGTTGCGCGTCACCTGGAATGGGTTCATGACAATCCTGACATTGGTATTGCGCCACTGCGCGGCATCTACGGCGGCAATGGCAAACTGCTGCTTCAGCCGTGGAGTCGGTTGATTATACGAACTCCCACCGAAAAGCTCCCCGCGCTGCTGAAGCTGGCGGGCCGTCAGCTTGATGTGGATGGCCGGCGGCTACGGGTTAGTATTCCAACTGTGCATTCGTTGGTGTCCGCTCCAGTACTTTACGCACACTTGGTAACCACCAAAAACGGCGACGATGAGACGCGCTTTGACGCTGAAATTACACGCCAACTGAATCAAATCAACGTTGCCGGCCACGTTGAACGCGGCGCACGCCGAACGCTGTCCGTTCACGGCCGTCGCATTGTGGGCTATTCGCTTACCATTTCGCAGTTGAGTGAGGAAGGGGCTGTCATCCTGCAGGCGGTCGGTCTTGGCGGTCGCCGCAGAATGGGCTGCGGCATTTTTTTTGCCCGAAAAGAAAGTGAGCTGCGATGACGAAGCATCCACGACACTTACTTGCCAAATCGTATTCCACTCAAAAGTACCCCCAAATCCCCCCGGACTACGCCCTGCTCACGCAGCACAGCCGCGACGTTGCCGAAGCGTGTGCCGCACTGACTCGTGTCATTGGGCCGGTCATTGAAGAATATGCCAACGTCCAACTGGGGGCTGACGATTTCACAAGAGCTGGCAAAGCTACCGGGTGGGTTGAGGACCTAGGCAAGGCTAACAGTCACTTTCAATTGATGTTGGCAGGTCAGCCGCAGATCAAGCAGCTACTTCGCCACGAAATAATTTCGGGGCTGCTACTCTGGCAGAACCAGCCCCTGCGGCAATGGATCGAGCCGTCACTAGGCGAATGGTTCATCCCGGCATTGTGGGCGGCGATGGGACACCATTTGAGATTTGACAGGGACACCAGGGCCGATAGCAACTGCCCATCCCTCACGGTTTTTTTGGCGCACAAGGATTTCAAGTCTATTTTGGGCGAACTTGGTTCTGACTTGGCTTTGACTGAGCCACCACCAGATCTGACCGACTTCACGATTGCGGCCGACAAGAGAGAGCCTTGCGATGTCGCTGCGTTGAACGCTCTCCGCAACCTGAAAGATGACTTCGAGGAAGCTAAGGAGAAGTTTTCGAGCGACGAATGGCGTAAGCGAATCGCTGTGCTAAAAGCACTTGGTATCGCTGCTGACGTTGCGGCCAGCGCGGTTGCGGCCGAAGGCCAAATGAAGTCAAATTACTCGTTGACTACATTCATCAACGAAGCATTGCAAGTTGGTCTCACTGACTCGGATTGCCAACAACTGATTGACAACTGGGCGTCGAGACATTGTGAGGGAAACTTACAGGTTCGCCCGTTCCAGCGTGCCGTCGCCGACTCGCCAAGTTTCGTCACCCTTGCGCGTGCCGGCTGTGGGTCAGGTAAAAGCTTGGCCGCGTACTTGTGGGCGAAGGCTTGGTGCGCAAAAACAACGGCCGGAGAAAAAACAACGGTCGAAGGTCGGAGCTTTCGGCTTTTCTTCTGCCTACCGACGACCGGAACGACCACTGAACACTTCAAGGATTATGCCCTTGAATCAGGCATTCCTGCCAGCCTTACGCACTCGCGGTCAGAGGTTGATTTGAAATCCCTGGCCCAGACTGCCGATCAAGAATCCAACTTCAACGTTAGGGACGCAGCGATTGGCGCGCTCATTGATGCCCGCGACAAAATCGAATCGTTGGCGCTGTGGGACACACCACTCGTTGTGTCAACGGCCGACACCGTACTGGGGTTGATGGGCAATGCGCGCAGGTCACTCTATGCATTTCCGGCGATTGTATCCAGCGCCATTGTTTTCGACGAGATTCACGCCTTCGATGACCGACTGTTCGGTCATCTCCTCATGTTCTTGAAGTATTTCCCTCGTCAACCGGTGCTGCTGATGACGGCTTCTCTCCCCCAGCACCGTTTGGACGCTTTGCAGAGCATTCGGAACGATCTGCACATTGTTGATGGCCCCCCTGAACTGGAAAGACTTGAACGGTACCAGCTCGATCACGGTGAGGACGAACAGAAGGTTTGGGATGCCATCAAAGCCTGCGTCCAGAGTAACGGGAAAGTGCTGTGGGTGCGCAATCGTGTTGACTGGGCTAACCAAGCCTATGAAGCGTGTTTGGAGCGTTTTCCCGAGGTGATGGTCAATGTTTATCACTCAAGGTTTCGCTACAAGGATCGAAGTCGGTTGCACCGCCATGTCATTGACCACTTCAAGCAGAAGCCGAAGCAAGCCCAGATTTTGATTGCGACGCAAGTGGCGGAAATGTCCCTCGATTTGTCGGCGGATTTGCTTGTCACCGACATCGCACCGATTCCATCACTCATTCAGCGGCTAGGACGGTTAAATCGAGAGCCTTGGCCTTCTGCGCCAAAATCTGCGTTAGTTTGTCCACTCCCGGCTGCAATGGGCCAAGGCGATGACCCAGCATTGCCTTACGTTGCAGACGACCTAAGCGCAGCCGAAATGTGGTTGACGAAGCTCATTGAGAAAGGCACGCCACTGAGTCAGTTCGACCTCGCCGATGCTTTTGGCTGCCTCTCCCACACCGAAGCCTTTGACATTTGTATGGCTGAAGAAAAGGCGTGTTTCTTTTCCGGCCTGTGGGAAACCCGCCCGGGCAAGACACGCGAGGATGGATACACGATAAGCGTCATTCTTGAGGTAGACCTGAACCAATGCCACCAACGCAACCGCCATGGCGAACCAACGCGCGACTGGCTGACCGAACACGAAGTCGCCATTCCATTCAAATCTGAGGTCTTGAAATGGGGCGTCGTTGGAAATCGGCGCGTCGCGCCGTCCCAGTGTATTACCTATGACTTTGACCCAACAACCATGAAAGGAGTGGGAGCGCGATGGGCAAGCGGCCAACCAATTACCAACTGCCAAATCCTTTGACTTACAACCTCAAAAACCCAAACTACACGATCTACCATCGCGCGGCTCTGGGCGGTTTGGCGGCAACGATTCAGGCATGGCAGGACAAACCCGGCCTTGCGCCGCAAGGCATCCGTGCTCAGGTTTGCGAAGATGCGGTGGAGATTTCCTGGGATAGCTCGCTGGCACTTCAGGAGGTCATCCAACGCCTCCTGAAAGCGTCGTTTCTGCTCACCGAAAACAAGCTCATTGACCTTCCCGGCCAGGGCATTCCACCCGACCGCAACGATCTGCGCTTGGCGATCCATACCGGATTGTGCGGAACGTTTCTCCAGCACAACAAGATGCGCCCCGGCGAAAAGGCACCGCGAGCGCTGTCGGTGCGGGATGAGGGCGACGAAAACGCAAGCATCTTCACCTACAAAGCTGTCAACGCCTATGCGCATCAAACAGCGCAAGGAACAGGCTTGCTCGACGCAAAGCTGAACGGTGAACTGCCGCAAACAGCCTCGATCCCGCAATCCATTGTGCCGGGCGCGATGTCAGGCGCGACAGGACTCGAAGGGCCTCCAGAGGATGTGCTTCTGTTGCTGTATCTGATGGTCGGCTCGGCGGTTTTTCTGTTGCGTCCGCAAACCTACCGAGACAAAGCACAGTACTGCCTTGTTGTGCCCGACGTCACAAACTTGAAGCGCTTTGCGGTGAACCTGCGGGAAATCGCAGCTTACGGCACGAACCTCATGCGATTCACCAATACTTATCTTGGCCGTGTCGTCGGAGGCGCGGAGGAGGCCGCATTACGTTTCTTGATTGATTTGCAGGCAGGTGATCTTACCGAAGAATTTGAGCGCTGTGTATCGGGCTGTCTTGCCATAGCCATGGGCAAAGTCGCTTGGGACAAGAACCAAGTCAACCGTAGCCAAGTTGTTCG from Chloracidobacterium validum includes the following:
- the cas3 gene encoding CRISPR-associated helicase Cas3', whose amino-acid sequence is MTKHPRHLLAKSYSTQKYPQIPPDYALLTQHSRDVAEACAALTRVIGPVIEEYANVQLGADDFTRAGKATGWVEDLGKANSHFQLMLAGQPQIKQLLRHEIISGLLLWQNQPLRQWIEPSLGEWFIPALWAAMGHHLRFDRDTRADSNCPSLTVFLAHKDFKSILGELGSDLALTEPPPDLTDFTIAADKREPCDVAALNALRNLKDDFEEAKEKFSSDEWRKRIAVLKALGIAADVAASAVAAEGQMKSNYSLTTFINEALQVGLTDSDCQQLIDNWASRHCEGNLQVRPFQRAVADSPSFVTLARAGCGSGKSLAAYLWAKAWCAKTTAGEKTTVEGRSFRLFFCLPTTGTTTEHFKDYALESGIPASLTHSRSEVDLKSLAQTADQESNFNVRDAAIGALIDARDKIESLALWDTPLVVSTADTVLGLMGNARRSLYAFPAIVSSAIVFDEIHAFDDRLFGHLLMFLKYFPRQPVLLMTASLPQHRLDALQSIRNDLHIVDGPPELERLERYQLDHGEDEQKVWDAIKACVQSNGKVLWVRNRVDWANQAYEACLERFPEVMVNVYHSRFRYKDRSRLHRHVIDHFKQKPKQAQILIATQVAEMSLDLSADLLVTDIAPIPSLIQRLGRLNREPWPSAPKSALVCPLPAAMGQGDDPALPYVADDLSAAEMWLTKLIEKGTPLSQFDLADAFGCLSHTEAFDICMAEEKACFFSGLWETRPGKTREDGYTISVILEVDLNQCHQRNRHGEPTRDWLTEHEVAIPFKSEVLKWGVVGNRRVAPSQCITYDFDPTTMKGVGARWASGQPITNCQIL
- the cas8a1 gene encoding type I-MYXAN CRISPR-associated Cas8a1/Cmx1, which translates into the protein MGKRPTNYQLPNPLTYNLKNPNYTIYHRAALGGLAATIQAWQDKPGLAPQGIRAQVCEDAVEISWDSSLALQEVIQRLLKASFLLTENKLIDLPGQGIPPDRNDLRLAIHTGLCGTFLQHNKMRPGEKAPRALSVRDEGDENASIFTYKAVNAYAHQTAQGTGLLDAKLNGELPQTASIPQSIVPGAMSGATGLEGPPEDVLLLLYLMVGSAVFLLRPQTYRDKAQYCLVVPDVTNLKRFAVNLREIAAYGTNLMRFTNTYLGRVVGGAEEAALRFLIDLQAGDLTEEFERCVSGCLAIAMGKVAWDKNQVNRSQVVRVKGNYPEIGVFRAAAQHFSRARIVTSKEGASFAVPQSPLPELVAANLAAERHWCAHFIDLCKEQQDFTNLKFQKGGLAAMNKAIKDADDQTIVNVFHEAWRLTMGALGERARKDGLDFSRLIEVERERVRNAILRAKTADALASWFLRFCADATRGASLSAMRHDTNRIREFIFNRRNFERFQNLCLFALVSYSAEEAKNHTQGEPEA